A single Acidaminococcus sp. DNA region contains:
- a CDS encoding M48 family metalloprotease, protein MNLFLLILQFGLDYILLSIYVFFFYSLAAMILPPSSMAELNASPMLQSSGLCMCLIIPAILSRFPFFQRFLIYLMGVRKAKGTERDILEAAAAPIFQRAHAEREDYHLFVDNKKQLNAYAIGDNNIVVTRPVLSALPIPEISGILAHEMGHLQHRHTRWLLISYGMSMPLAVSNFLYRIIVMVLSLFLAIPILGFLIALFVFVFNVLIRITSACMGLPIHLLELYNSRQNEYEADRYACSIGLGAELYAALSAITQNGAYEQTGFLATLFSDHPLTRDRLERLAEMVQNGVGE, encoded by the coding sequence TTGAACTTATTCTTACTGATTCTTCAATTTGGTCTGGACTATATTCTTCTGTCCATATATGTTTTCTTTTTCTACAGCCTGGCTGCCATGATTTTGCCGCCTTCCTCCATGGCCGAGCTCAATGCTTCACCCATGCTGCAGTCATCGGGGCTCTGTATGTGCCTCATCATACCGGCTATCCTGAGTCGCTTCCCCTTCTTCCAGCGCTTTCTCATCTACCTCATGGGCGTCAGGAAGGCAAAGGGAACGGAACGGGATATTCTGGAAGCCGCCGCGGCGCCAATTTTCCAGCGTGCACATGCGGAAAGAGAAGATTATCATCTCTTCGTAGATAATAAAAAACAGCTCAATGCTTACGCCATCGGGGATAACAATATCGTCGTCACAAGGCCGGTTCTCTCGGCTCTTCCCATCCCCGAAATCAGCGGCATTCTGGCCCATGAAATGGGACACCTTCAGCACCGCCACACGCGCTGGCTCCTCATAAGCTATGGCATGAGCATGCCCCTCGCCGTTTCAAATTTTCTCTACCGCATCATCGTCATGGTGCTTAGTCTCTTCCTTGCTATCCCCATTTTGGGTTTTCTTATTGCCCTTTTTGTTTTCGTTTTCAATGTCTTGATCCGCATTACAAGCGCCTGCATGGGACTTCCAATTCATTTGCTGGAACTTTACAACTCAAGACAGAATGAATACGAAGCCGACCGCTATGCCTGCAGCATCGGTCTTGGCGCCGAACTTTACGCTGCCCTGTCAGCTATCACACAGAACGGAGCCTATGAACAGACCGGATTTCTTGCCACCCTTTTCTCGGACCATCCTTTGACAAGGGATCGGCTGGAGCGGTTAGCTGAGATGGTGCAAAACGGCGTTGGAGAGTAA